The Amycolatopsis sp. DG1A-15b genome window below encodes:
- a CDS encoding tetratricopeptide repeat protein produces the protein MTTSNDTVLGTAVICTALDVEYRAVREHLDGPFDEREKNGTLYQVGTFRTGHGRWVVALAQTGAGNTQAGIELERAISVFHPQIVLFVGVAGGRKDVKPGDVVVADEIYDYESGKDTASEFLPRIKTKAPAHRLIARAKALARDDAWQHRILPATPHPAPKAVIKPIAAGSKVIADHNAATARYLATYCGDAAAVEMEGYGFLHGAYVNDTVQALVVRGISDLLSGKTETADAHWQPTASSHAAAFAFELLARHTTPPNPAAGAIPQQLLAAPARFVGRADQLAELDRALNAAEGSSPGAGPGGGATAMISAIGGTGGIGKTWLALAWAYRHLERFPDGQLFVDLHGFSPAGDLMDPAVAVRGFLDALGVEVNRIPTDLDAQAALYRSLVAGRRMLIVLDNAATSDQVAPLLPGSPSCTVLVTGRHRLASLIDRHGARHLPLDVLPPEEARGLLAARLGADRVAAEPEAVDELIGLCGGHPLALAITARTADTRPGVALAEAAAELRDLGLEALDHDTDPAASLPTVLSWSLRYLTDTQRTVFALLGIAPGPDTTPPATAALTGLPAHLARKTLNGLENTSLLERRPGGRYAMHDLVRRYATDTAHTTLPEEVREAAVTRVGDFHLHTAHAADRLLDPHRALVRPGPPAPGVYPQPLPDTDAALAWMDAEHATLLATQRTAATLGRHHTVWHLAWNLTTFHVRRGHRHDEVTTWQAALEAADHLSDPATRGRSHRLLGRACSLLGLHEQATTHLEQALDLAVRHRDPTEQARTHRVLALAWGLRGDDRQALEHSHRALDLSRALDQPVREADALNAVGWFAARLGRFDTAREHCQAALTLHRHHHNPEGEADTLDSLGYIAHHTGDHHQALDHYHHALTLRRGLGHAYQVADTLDHMGHPHAALGRHEQARTVWREALQLYQEQGRTADAERVQRQLNDLGDPGDSVALDLS, from the coding sequence ATGACCACCAGCAACGACACCGTGCTGGGCACCGCGGTGATCTGCACCGCCCTGGACGTCGAGTACCGCGCAGTCCGCGAGCACCTGGACGGCCCCTTCGACGAACGCGAGAAGAACGGCACCCTCTACCAGGTCGGCACCTTCCGCACCGGCCACGGACGCTGGGTCGTCGCACTCGCCCAGACCGGCGCCGGCAACACCCAGGCCGGGATCGAACTCGAACGCGCGATCTCGGTGTTCCACCCGCAGATCGTGCTGTTCGTCGGCGTCGCCGGCGGCCGCAAAGACGTCAAGCCCGGAGACGTCGTGGTCGCCGACGAGATCTACGACTACGAGTCCGGAAAGGACACCGCCAGCGAATTCCTGCCCCGCATCAAGACCAAAGCCCCGGCCCACCGGCTGATCGCACGCGCGAAAGCCCTGGCCCGGGACGACGCCTGGCAGCACCGCATCCTGCCTGCCACCCCACACCCGGCGCCGAAGGCGGTGATCAAGCCGATCGCCGCGGGCAGCAAAGTGATCGCCGACCACAACGCCGCCACCGCCCGCTACCTGGCCACCTACTGCGGCGACGCCGCCGCGGTCGAAATGGAGGGCTACGGCTTCCTGCACGGCGCCTACGTCAACGACACCGTCCAAGCCCTGGTCGTGCGCGGCATCTCCGACCTGCTCTCGGGCAAAACCGAAACCGCCGACGCACACTGGCAGCCCACCGCATCCAGCCACGCCGCCGCGTTCGCCTTCGAACTTCTCGCCCGCCACACCACACCGCCGAACCCGGCGGCCGGCGCGATCCCGCAACAACTGCTCGCGGCGCCGGCGCGGTTCGTCGGCCGTGCCGACCAGCTGGCAGAGCTCGACCGCGCCCTCAACGCGGCTGAGGGCTCCTCGCCCGGAGCCGGTCCGGGTGGCGGCGCGACAGCGATGATCTCCGCGATCGGCGGCACCGGGGGCATCGGCAAGACCTGGCTCGCCCTGGCGTGGGCATATCGGCATCTGGAGCGGTTTCCCGACGGGCAGCTGTTCGTCGACCTGCACGGCTTCAGCCCCGCTGGCGACCTAATGGACCCGGCGGTGGCGGTGCGCGGGTTCCTCGACGCCCTGGGCGTCGAGGTGAACCGCATCCCCACCGACCTCGACGCCCAGGCCGCGCTCTACCGCAGCCTGGTGGCCGGGCGGCGGATGCTCATCGTGCTGGACAACGCCGCCACCAGCGACCAGGTCGCCCCGCTGCTGCCCGGCTCGCCGTCCTGCACGGTGCTGGTCACCGGCCGGCACCGGCTGGCCTCGCTGATCGACCGGCACGGCGCCCGCCACCTGCCCCTGGACGTCCTGCCCCCCGAGGAGGCTCGCGGCCTGCTGGCCGCCCGCCTGGGCGCCGACCGCGTCGCCGCCGAACCCGAGGCGGTGGACGAGCTGATCGGGCTGTGCGGGGGCCACCCGCTGGCCCTGGCGATCACCGCGCGCACCGCCGACACCCGCCCCGGCGTCGCGTTGGCCGAGGCCGCCGCCGAACTGCGCGACCTCGGCCTGGAGGCGCTCGACCACGACACCGACCCGGCCGCCAGCCTGCCCACCGTGCTGTCCTGGTCCCTGCGCTACCTCACCGACACCCAGCGCACCGTGTTCGCGCTGCTGGGCATCGCCCCCGGTCCCGACACCACCCCGCCCGCCACCGCCGCCCTCACCGGCCTGCCCGCCCACCTCGCCCGCAAGACGCTGAACGGGCTGGAGAACACCTCGCTGCTGGAACGGCGGCCGGGCGGCCGCTACGCGATGCACGACCTGGTCCGCCGCTACGCCACGGACACCGCCCACACCACCCTGCCCGAGGAGGTGCGGGAAGCGGCCGTGACCCGGGTGGGGGACTTCCACCTGCACACCGCCCACGCCGCCGACCGTCTCCTGGACCCCCATCGCGCGCTCGTGCGGCCCGGGCCGCCCGCGCCCGGCGTGTATCCGCAGCCGCTGCCCGACACCGACGCGGCACTGGCCTGGATGGACGCCGAGCACGCCACGCTGCTGGCCACCCAGCGCACCGCCGCCACCCTCGGCCGCCACCACACCGTCTGGCACCTGGCCTGGAACCTGACCACCTTCCACGTCCGACGGGGACACCGGCACGACGAGGTCACCACGTGGCAGGCCGCACTGGAGGCCGCCGACCACCTGTCCGACCCCGCCACCCGCGGCCGCAGCCACCGGCTCCTCGGCCGTGCCTGCTCCCTGCTGGGCCTGCACGAACAGGCCACCACCCACCTAGAGCAGGCCCTGGACCTGGCCGTGCGCCACCGCGACCCCACCGAACAGGCCCGCACCCACCGGGTACTCGCGCTCGCCTGGGGACTACGGGGGGACGACCGGCAGGCCCTGGAGCACTCCCACCGCGCCCTCGACCTCTCCCGCGCCCTCGACCAGCCGGTGCGGGAAGCCGACGCGCTCAACGCAGTTGGCTGGTTCGCCGCGCGCCTGGGCCGGTTCGACACCGCCCGCGAGCACTGCCAGGCCGCCCTCACCCTGCACCGACACCACCACAACCCCGAGGGCGAGGCGGACACCCTGGACAGCCTGGGCTACATCGCCCACCACACCGGCGACCACCACCAGGCCCTCGACCACTACCACCACGCCCTCACCCTGCGCCGCGGCCTCGGCCACGCCTACCAGGTCGCGGACACCCTTGACCACATGGGCCATCCCCACGCCGCCCTCGGCCGGCACGAGCAGGCCCGCACGGTGTGGCGGGAGGCGCTGCAGCTGTACCAGGAACAGGGCCGCACTGCGGACGCCGAACGCGTCCAACGGCAACTCAACGACCTCGGCGACCCAGGCGATTCCGTCGCACTGGACCTCTCGTGA
- a CDS encoding TniQ family protein produces the protein MSGRTVTALRRLPITLTPVTRETIRSFLRRLATVNHLDEEDLADTVAVERWTSVAVAKRRFDVGNLAAVAGHSIETLTRALPELAEPQKKFSEHRVIQACPRCGRRHRGGTVLIHPVPHQHVCVRHSIWLGTLGPDSSSWIQHPGPIDVSPLPEIRAAQRRHHRLVRRHGAAAAKSAVSTAADTWERSNNSDGLGLTQWERIRVLRPGTTSISQHDPLAFAVCYPEIIMMAGVLASPYWQAVAAEPFADRAAFTEINRRLREGGERFGNVWPTKRHPLTYWAEGLRLDRQRRDYAQNPPSWPRASAARTGSAVAL, from the coding sequence ATGAGCGGGCGGACGGTCACCGCGTTGCGGCGGCTGCCGATCACGCTCACGCCGGTGACCCGCGAGACGATCCGCTCCTTCTTGCGACGGCTGGCCACGGTCAACCACCTCGACGAGGAGGACCTGGCCGACACCGTCGCGGTCGAGCGCTGGACGTCCGTGGCGGTGGCCAAGCGCCGCTTCGACGTCGGAAACCTCGCCGCGGTCGCCGGGCACAGCATCGAGACGCTCACCCGGGCCCTGCCCGAGCTTGCCGAGCCGCAGAAGAAGTTCTCCGAGCATCGGGTGATCCAGGCCTGCCCGCGCTGCGGCCGCCGGCACCGCGGCGGCACCGTGCTGATCCACCCAGTCCCGCATCAGCACGTCTGCGTTCGGCACAGCATCTGGCTCGGCACGCTCGGCCCCGACTCCTCCAGCTGGATCCAGCACCCCGGCCCGATCGACGTCAGCCCACTCCCGGAGATCCGCGCCGCCCAGCGTCGTCATCACCGCCTCGTCCGCCGGCACGGCGCCGCTGCCGCGAAGTCGGCCGTCAGCACGGCCGCCGACACCTGGGAACGCTCCAACAACAGCGACGGCCTCGGGCTGACGCAGTGGGAACGCATCCGCGTCCTGCGACCCGGCACCACCAGCATCTCCCAGCACGACCCACTGGCCTTCGCTGTCTGCTACCCCGAGATCATCATGATGGCCGGCGTGCTGGCCTCGCCCTACTGGCAGGCCGTCGCCGCCGAACCGTTCGCCGATCGCGCGGCCTTCACCGAGATCAACCGCCGGCTGCGGGAGGGCGGCGAGCGGTTCGGCAACGTCTGGCCGACCAAGCGCCACCCGCTGACCTACTGGGCCGAAGGCCTGCGGCTGGACAGGCAGCGGCGCGACTACGCGCAGAACCCGCCGAGCTGGCCGCGAGCATCGGCCGCCCGCACCGGAAGCGCGGTCGCGCTATGA
- a CDS encoding XRE family transcriptional regulator → MTQSELADRVLLNQYKLSRIESGEMSCPEETQQMLAVELGVTSDYLFRPPPSPIETHSPLFRARSRVTQRDKYATHAWANLINEEYSRLSARNNAIPSRLTPAPGADPADAAHRTRLALGFNEDEPLPYLVLAAERVGVRVLGLPFHVPTIDAFCAWHEQTPVVAIMNGVSADRVRFTVAHELGHLILHEVGQSGKRVEDEADVFAAELLTPRHALLPTLPRQPNLSNLTMVKTQWGVSIKALVRRCRELGVIDADRALSLYKQMSKKGWNRKEPGFVPPEKPRGLRKLAELSYGAGPNVERMAADAGWSEALTVDVLRQHATASELPRRPQDAGPPTASAENVIYLSDRPARGTSERAERPSARQV, encoded by the coding sequence ATGACGCAGTCCGAACTTGCTGATCGAGTACTACTCAACCAGTACAAGCTGTCACGCATCGAGAGCGGCGAGATGTCCTGCCCCGAGGAGACCCAGCAGATGCTGGCGGTCGAGCTAGGGGTCACCAGCGACTATCTCTTCCGTCCGCCGCCGAGTCCGATCGAGACCCACTCGCCACTGTTCCGCGCACGCAGCCGCGTCACCCAGCGAGACAAGTACGCCACACACGCATGGGCAAACCTGATCAACGAGGAGTACAGCCGGCTCTCCGCTCGCAACAACGCCATTCCCAGTCGGCTCACTCCCGCACCCGGCGCCGACCCCGCGGACGCAGCACACCGGACGCGCCTGGCTCTGGGCTTCAACGAAGACGAACCTCTGCCGTATCTGGTGCTCGCAGCAGAACGGGTGGGAGTCCGCGTTCTCGGTCTGCCCTTCCACGTGCCGACGATTGACGCGTTCTGCGCTTGGCATGAACAGACGCCTGTTGTTGCGATCATGAACGGGGTGTCGGCAGACCGGGTCCGCTTCACCGTCGCCCACGAACTAGGGCATCTGATCTTGCACGAGGTCGGCCAGAGTGGCAAGCGAGTCGAGGACGAGGCTGATGTGTTCGCCGCCGAGCTGCTCACTCCTCGGCACGCCCTGCTGCCGACCTTGCCGAGGCAACCGAACCTCAGCAATCTCACGATGGTGAAGACCCAGTGGGGTGTGTCGATCAAGGCCTTGGTGCGGCGTTGCCGCGAGCTCGGCGTTATCGACGCCGACCGTGCTCTCAGTCTGTACAAGCAGATGAGTAAGAAAGGCTGGAACCGCAAAGAGCCAGGGTTCGTGCCGCCAGAGAAACCCCGAGGTCTGCGAAAACTAGCCGAACTATCCTACGGCGCCGGACCCAACGTCGAGCGGATGGCCGCAGACGCCGGATGGTCCGAAGCGCTAACAGTCGACGTCCTTCGGCAGCACGCTACTGCGAGCGAGCTGCCACGCAGACCGCAGGACGCAGGGCCGCCGACGGCCAGTGCCGAGAATGTCATCTACTTGAGCGATCGTCCGGCCCGGGGCACCTCGGAGCGAGCTGAACGGCCGTCGGCGCGCCAGGTGTGA